Proteins encoded together in one Caldicellulosiruptor saccharolyticus DSM 8903 window:
- a CDS encoding YvrJ family protein — translation MQEIITNIANIGFPIVLCVYLLTRFESKIDKLSDTIDKLSEKIIQIKSN, via the coding sequence GTGCAGGAGATTATAACAAACATTGCTAACATAGGTTTTCCGATTGTACTTTGCGTATATCTTTTAACAAGGTTTGAAAGCAAAATTGACAAGCTTTCTGACACCATAGACAAGCTCTCAGAAAAAATAATACAG